Genomic segment of Staphylococcus muscae:
AGAAGGGCGTATGAAGTCGATTCATTATATTGCGACAGTTGTATCAGTTTATCGTAAAGTAATCGATGCCTATGCGGCAGACCCTGAAAACTTTAAAATCCAACCGGAATGGTTAATCGAACTCGATAAATGTGCCAACCGTGATACAGCACCTGCTTTCTTTAAAGGAACGCCAGGTTACGAAGAGCAAATGTTTGGGAATGAATCAGCTAAAAAATCTCCTTACGACTTTATCGGTCTTGTGTTAGCTTATGATGAAGAAACACAAATTGCGACGATTCAACAGCGTAATCATTTTAAACCGGGGCAAGAAGTTGAATTTTTCGGTCCTGAAATTGAAACATTTACGCAAGTAGTTGAAGCAATTTATGATGAAGAAGGCAACGAATTGGATGCTGCACGTCACCCATTACAAATCATTCAAATTAAAGTTGATCGTCCAATCTATGTAAATAATATGATGAGAAAAGAGGTATAGCGCAATGGCGCCTACAACAATTATTGGTATTGCAGGTGGCTCAGGTTCTGGTAAAACTTCGGTCACGAATAAGATCATGAATAATTTAGAAGGCCATAGTGTGGCGTTGATTGAACAAGACTATTACTATAAAGATCAATCTCATCTTACGTTTGAAGAACGTTTAGAAACGAATTATGATCATCCATTTGCGTTTGATAATGATTTATTAATTCAGAATTTGCGAGACTTGTGTGCAGGTCATGAAGTAGAAGTGCCGACTTACGACTATACAAACCATACACGTAGTGAGAAAACCATTGCATTTCAACCTAAAGATGTTATTATCGTAGAAGGTATATTTGCGCTTGAAAACGAAGAACTTCGCAATCTAATGGATGTGAAGATATATGTCGATACAGATGCTGACTTACGAATTTTACGCCGTTTATTACGTGATACACGTGAACGTGGTCGTACAATGGACTCAGTCATTGATCAGTATCTTAGCGTCGTTCGCCCAATGCATAATCAATTTATCGAGCCAACGAAGAAGTTTGCAGATATTATTATTCCAGAAGGTGGTAGCAATAAGGTAGCTATCGACATTATGACAACAAAGATTCAAGCACTCGTTCAGAAGAAAGATTAATCCAGTAAAAAAAGGAAGATGAACATATGGAAAACCAAAAACAATACCCAATGACACAAGAAGGTTTTGAAAAACTCGAACAAGAATTAGAAGAGTTAAAAACCGTTAAACGACCTGAAGTCGTAGAAAAAATTAAGGTTGCACGTAGTTTTGGTGACCTATCTGAGAACTCTGAGTATGATGCTGCAAAAGATGAACAAGGTTTCATTGAGCAAGATATTCAACGCATTGAAACAATGTTACGCCATGCGCTTATTATTGAAGATACTGGCGATAATAATGTTGTTCAAATTGGTAAGACAGTGACATTTGTTGAATTACCTGGTGACGATGAAGAAAGCTACCAAATTGTTGGTTCTGCTGAATCAGATGCATTTAACGGTAAAATTTCAAATGAATCTCCAATGGCACAAGCATTAATCGGTAAGCATTTAAATGATGAAGTACGTGTGCCACTACCAAATGGTGGAGAAATGAACGTTAAAATTACAAACATTCAATAATAAATAATTTTTGACCAAGGCGTGAATGCAACGTCTTGGTTTTTATATTTGTCTATTTTTTGATGGTGGGTAGTTAATGATAAAGTAATCAATGTTATAGTTATCATATTCAAAACATCTAATTATTGCTTAATGCATTTCAGCTAAAAATCAAAAGGTGGTTATACATTTTATGAAAACCATTGTTTTATGATAATTGTGGATATGTTATAAGCACGGCCAATTTCCATCACACAACAATCTGGTGTAACCATGTTTTAAATGACTAATTTCAAATGATTAGCAACTGAAAGGATGAACTTAAAAATAGTGTAAGGTTGTAATAACATAGTTTATGAACCTGAAAATCTTAAAAGAAAAAAGGCAATGTATGAAAAAGGGATAAATGGATGACGCGTTTATTATATTTATTTTGGATTATACTGATATTCGTTTATGTGTATTTAGCATATCCATATGAAAATACGACGCTTCGTTTTTTAGGTGTTATTATTGGGGAGGGCAGTTATTTTTTCTATAATATTCGTTGTGATTGTGTTTTTTGTATTCGTATATCGAGGTAATTCGTTTAGAAAACAAAATAATAACATTGTAAAAGAATTTAATGAGAACAGAAATGGAAAGCTGTTTTTAAAAAATTACTTGGTTTAGATATAAAGCCTAAATCTATAAATGATGAGATAGTGTGGTATCTTAATATTGCAATTGCATTGAATAATCTAGGATGACAAAGTGAGTGCGTATTATTATGCAAACAATTAGAAGATGTTGCCCCTGAAAATTACAAATAACTTATTCAACAAGTCATGGATTCCAACAAAAATATCTAGAGATTGAGACATAATGAACTTGTATTCTGGAAGTCGATTGTCAGTAAACAAGAAGCAGAATTCTCAACAGAACTGAGATGATTTCAGCAAAATTAGAAAAGCAATTTTGCTCATCGTTCGGTGCTGCTCAAATCATAAGCACTTTTGTCCTAACCTCTTTTATTTTTAATCTAATACTTTCATGCTAAATTCTGATACATAACCATATATCCTTACTATTGGAGTAGGGCAGAAATATTTATCACTATAAAAGATTTTCTCGTCCCACCACGGCAAGGGTGATCAGAAGTGAAAAAAGTTTTTAAAAAGGCGTTTTCACTTCAGAGACCCACTGCCATTATACTGATTTCTATATTCAAAAGAAAGGGGCTGAGCACTATGTCTCAACCCCATATTGAAACAACTATAAGAATATACAAAGAAACTTCCTTCTATCTCGTTAACATTACAATGAGTTTTAGAAGGATTTTTTAATTTTTAATTATAAAACGATTCAATTTCCTTATCATTCACAAGTCCTTTTAGACGTGTTTTACATTGGATGTCAATATAAAAATAGAATAGTTTTTATGATTTTTATATTTCAACGTGCTAAATTTATATAACTTAATATTTATAAAGTCATTGATATAACGGGCTTTATAGTGTTGGTAATTACATTTTACATGTTTTTAATTTTGTTCATTTATACAAAAATGCGTTGTACTGCTTATTATCTTGAGAAAACATTGAATTGTCAGTGTATACCAATGATGATAAAATATTTTAATGTAAGGGATTACGGAAGGGGGATGAAAATGGAATTTAAACAAATTAGCGAACAATCTTTTATGATATATTTCGATACAATAATTAATGAAGACATCTTCAATCAAGTCAATGCGATAGCTGACTATTTGAAATCATTAAATCATCCACATATTCAAGAGATTGTTCCATCATATCGAGCCATTCTTGTTTATTTCGATGGCATCTCAGTCACTTATGAAACAGTGTTAGACGAACTTGGATTGTCTACATATGAATTTTCTTCAACAGAAATCAACCAACCGAGACGTGTTGTCAACATTCCTGTTCTATATGGCGGGAAATGGGGACCAGATTTGGAATATGTAGCAGAATATCACAAGTTATCTGTTGAAGAAGTGATTCAATATCATATTGAAGGATATTATCTTGTTTATATGATTGGTTTTATGCCTGGCTTTCCATTTTTAGGTGGTTTGAATGCACGTATTCACACACCGCGTAAGGAAGAGCCACGTTTGAAGATTCCTGCAGGTTCTGTGGGGATTGCAAATAATCAAACAGGATTATACCCTGCAGATTCTCCAGGTGGTTGGCAAATTATAGGGCGCACACCAATCGATGTTTTTGATTTAAAACGTGATCCTAAAATTCTCTATCAACCTGGCGATAAAATTAAATTTTATGCGATCAACGAAGAAGAATTCCTACATATTCAAAAATATGTAGAAAAAGGACGATTAAATTATGATGAGTGGGTGAGAATCGGCTATGAGCATTAAAATATTAAAGCCTGGATTATTTACAACTGTTCAAGATTTAGGGCGTTTTGGACATCAAGCTGAAGGGTTCTCTCCTGCGGGTGTGATGGATCGTCCAAGTTATGAGATATTGAATGCACTACTTGAAACAGAACAACAACCAGCATTGGAAATTACAATGATTGGACCGAAGATTCAGTTTCTGTCCCAAAATTTATTTGCCATTACAGGTGCAGAGTTTTCAGCCACGCTTAATGGTGAAGCAATTCCACATCAAACAGTCATCAAGGCAGAAGATGGTGATATCTTAGATTTAGGAGCGGCAAAAGAAGGCATGCGTGCATACATCGGTTTCGCTGAACAACTTGATATTCCTTTAGTGGAGGGGAGTTATTCAACGCATACACGCACGAAAGTTGGTGGTTATAAAGGGCGTGTTCTTAAAGAGAATGATATTATACCGACATGCGCAACAAACATGGATATCAGTCTGATTGGACGTTCAAGTGACTTCAGAAGTTATAGCCCAAACAACAACCTACCAATAGGGATAATGGATGGGCCTCAGCTAGATTCGTTCTCAAAACGAACAATTGCAGAAATTGAACATATTGAATTCCAAGTATCAGAGAGCTCAGATCGAATGGGTTACCGTTTAAAAGGTGGTTCAAT
This window contains:
- the greA gene encoding transcription elongation factor GreA; amino-acid sequence: MENQKQYPMTQEGFEKLEQELEELKTVKRPEVVEKIKVARSFGDLSENSEYDAAKDEQGFIEQDIQRIETMLRHALIIEDTGDNNVVQIGKTVTFVELPGDDEESYQIVGSAESDAFNGKISNESPMAQALIGKHLNDEVRVPLPNGGEMNVKITNIQ
- the pxpB gene encoding 5-oxoprolinase subunit PxpB; translation: MEFKQISEQSFMIYFDTIINEDIFNQVNAIADYLKSLNHPHIQEIVPSYRAILVYFDGISVTYETVLDELGLSTYEFSSTEINQPRRVVNIPVLYGGKWGPDLEYVAEYHKLSVEEVIQYHIEGYYLVYMIGFMPGFPFLGGLNARIHTPRKEEPRLKIPAGSVGIANNQTGLYPADSPGGWQIIGRTPIDVFDLKRDPKILYQPGDKIKFYAINEEEFLHIQKYVEKGRLNYDEWVRIGYEH
- a CDS encoding biotin-dependent carboxyltransferase family protein, with protein sequence MSIKILKPGLFTTVQDLGRFGHQAEGFSPAGVMDRPSYEILNALLETEQQPALEITMIGPKIQFLSQNLFAITGAEFSATLNGEAIPHQTVIKAEDGDILDLGAAKEGMRAYIGFAEQLDIPLVEGSYSTHTRTKVGGYKGRVLKENDIIPTCATNMDISLIGRSSDFRSYSPNNNLPIGIMDGPQLDSFSKRTIAEIEHIEFQVSESSDRMGYRLKGGSIKPMESADIISEPVALGSIQVPKDGNPIILLNDRQTVGGYTKIGTVIDSDLVDVIQKRPGEKIQFEWVTFNEANEILARKGRKLADAKEKLRRYPQRYLKNIRPTQRKIKSVLKGDSIPWT
- the udk gene encoding uridine kinase, giving the protein MAPTTIIGIAGGSGSGKTSVTNKIMNNLEGHSVALIEQDYYYKDQSHLTFEERLETNYDHPFAFDNDLLIQNLRDLCAGHEVEVPTYDYTNHTRSEKTIAFQPKDVIIVEGIFALENEELRNLMDVKIYVDTDADLRILRRLLRDTRERGRTMDSVIDQYLSVVRPMHNQFIEPTKKFADIIIPEGGSNKVAIDIMTTKIQALVQKKD